In Leptospira ellinghausenii, the following proteins share a genomic window:
- a CDS encoding ester cyclase: MEPKEQIETILRELFSNHKTNRIPEFFASHYISHTSKKDYKGLKIVSQWIQNLNRFLSDLKLVKLEFIHETNDLVVWKRTIKGKIKPSKNKKLPVGKLIKWEEMIVSKFKGNQIVEEWISSEFLGALLPLGKK; the protein is encoded by the coding sequence ATGGAACCTAAAGAACAGATTGAAACAATCCTAAGGGAATTATTTTCCAATCATAAGACAAATAGAATCCCTGAGTTTTTTGCTTCCCACTACATTTCGCACACTTCAAAAAAGGACTACAAAGGTTTAAAAATTGTGAGCCAATGGATCCAAAACTTAAATCGATTTTTGTCGGACTTAAAACTTGTAAAGTTAGAATTCATCCATGAAACGAATGATCTTGTTGTATGGAAACGTACGATCAAAGGGAAAATCAAACCTTCCAAAAACAAAAAACTTCCAGTAGGAAAATTAATCAAATGGGAAGAGATGATCGTTTCTAAATTCAAAGGAAATCAAATTGTCGAAGAATGGATTTCCAGTGAATTTCTCGGTGCTTTGCTTCCGTTAGGAAAAAAATAA
- a CDS encoding VOC family protein → MAAPKKKKLLTKSQPNVSPSKTNPITPFLMFNANLEEVTKFYTAIFKQSKVISVNPMQAEFILNGQKFSAYNGGPEFKFSWGVSFMIHVETQKEVDHYWNELSKGGKELMCGWVEDKYGMVWQVTPNILLELISHKDPKKREKATQAMLKMQKIDIAKLKESVK, encoded by the coding sequence ATGGCAGCACCGAAAAAGAAAAAACTACTCACCAAATCGCAACCGAATGTTTCTCCATCAAAAACAAACCCCATCACACCTTTTCTGATGTTCAACGCAAACTTAGAAGAAGTTACTAAATTTTATACAGCCATCTTCAAACAATCTAAAGTGATTTCTGTAAATCCAATGCAGGCAGAGTTCATTTTAAACGGACAAAAATTTTCAGCCTACAATGGTGGTCCTGAATTCAAATTTTCATGGGGTGTTTCCTTTATGATCCACGTAGAAACTCAAAAAGAAGTCGATCATTATTGGAATGAACTTTCAAAAGGTGGGAAAGAACTCATGTGTGGATGGGTCGAAGATAAATATGGAATGGTATGGCAAGTCACGCCAAACATTTTATTAGAATTGATTTCGCATAAAGATCCAAAGAAAAGAGAGAAAGCAACTCAGGCGATGTTAAAGATGCAAAAAATTGACATTGCGAAGTTAAAAGAATCAGTTAAATAA
- the add gene encoding adenosine deaminase yields the protein MEVPFSEILSRIAVIDRDIAELNRLKSRLPADRPYSPTIQLTFDKQINTLLNERVSLMELPVLHPPLWLLPKEGMDGSEQTTLLKERKSLLAGDLSVSHPNEQDVINFIREIPKTEVHLHLEACVNKETLKFLYKKNGIEVTDQEFEDKYNFKDLNGFIQVFFFVQGSVKEASDLGYFIDSLADYLRSNNIVYCEAFFAPSKFIQNGLDFDEMVEVMVNRIRQIEVKDGISIRLLVDVSRSFGPENAMNNLKRVLGLKHKEVIGIGLGGAELMGPAKDYADVFKIARESGLRCVAHSGEDDGPWAIWDAVNLCKAERIGHGTSAIQDPELVRYMKENKIPIEICVTSNVFTGKYVRKEQNHPVRYYYDQGLMLCINTDDPDIFNVNLTYEFFKLYRFLDFSIDEIIDLVRQGVLCTFHPEKETLWKSMEEKINQIKVKYNLISDKQTISV from the coding sequence ATGGAAGTTCCTTTTTCTGAAATCCTTAGCCGCATTGCTGTCATTGACCGTGATATTGCGGAATTAAACCGCCTTAAAAGTCGATTACCAGCTGACAGGCCGTATTCGCCAACCATCCAACTTACTTTTGATAAACAAATTAACACACTCTTAAACGAGAGAGTGTCGCTCATGGAGTTACCTGTCCTTCACCCACCACTATGGCTTCTGCCAAAAGAAGGGATGGATGGTTCAGAACAAACAACACTTTTAAAAGAAAGAAAATCTCTCCTTGCTGGTGACCTTTCTGTTTCACATCCAAACGAGCAGGATGTCATCAACTTCATTCGCGAAATTCCAAAAACGGAAGTCCATTTGCATTTAGAAGCTTGTGTGAATAAGGAAACTCTTAAGTTCTTATACAAAAAAAATGGAATCGAAGTCACAGACCAAGAATTTGAAGATAAATACAATTTCAAAGACCTCAATGGTTTCATCCAAGTTTTCTTTTTTGTGCAAGGATCTGTCAAAGAGGCATCCGATTTAGGATACTTCATTGATAGTTTAGCTGACTACCTTCGTTCTAATAACATTGTATATTGCGAAGCTTTTTTTGCACCATCTAAGTTCATTCAAAACGGATTGGATTTTGACGAAATGGTAGAAGTGATGGTCAATCGAATTCGCCAAATCGAAGTGAAAGATGGAATCTCCATTCGGTTACTTGTTGACGTTTCTAGATCATTTGGCCCTGAAAATGCAATGAACAATCTAAAACGTGTGTTAGGTTTGAAACACAAAGAAGTGATTGGAATTGGACTCGGTGGAGCTGAACTAATGGGTCCGGCAAAAGATTATGCAGATGTGTTTAAAATTGCACGTGAGTCTGGTTTACGATGTGTTGCACACTCAGGGGAAGATGATGGTCCGTGGGCTATATGGGATGCAGTGAATCTATGTAAAGCGGAACGTATTGGACATGGAACATCTGCCATCCAAGATCCTGAACTTGTTCGCTACATGAAAGAGAACAAAATACCAATCGAAATCTGTGTCACATCAAATGTTTTTACTGGAAAGTATGTGCGAAAGGAACAAAATCACCCAGTTCGTTATTATTATGACCAAGGTTTGATGCTTTGTATCAACACTGACGATCCAGATATTTTTAATGTCAATTTAACGTATGAATTTTTTAAGTTGTATCGATTTTTAGATTTCTCTATTGATGAGATCATTGATTTGGTAAGACAAGGTGTACTTTGTACTTTCCATCCGGAGAAGGAAACTTTGTGGAAATCGATGGAAGAAAAAATCAATCAAATTAAGGTAAAATACAATCTAATTTCTGATAAACAAACAATCTCAGTTTAA
- a CDS encoding DegT/DnrJ/EryC1/StrS family aminotransferase, with protein MLTSRKTFLPFALPSISEDAIEEVAQVLRSGWVTSGPKVKQFEMEFGDFVGSKETIAVNSATAGLHLALEAIGLSSNDAAITSSVTFTATAEVICYFGAEPILTDIDPIHNIMSPETLETTISSKCKWNGKELTSKKTGKRIKAILPVHLAGYTCDMEAILDIAKKYNLYVIEDAAHAFPAVHKNKMIGTWGDFTVFSFYATKGITTGEGGMITTHHKEFADRIRRMRLHGINRDAFNRPGWYYEVVDAGYKYNMTDIAAALGVVQLKESHGFWERRTEIAKHYNVEFSGLKGVKLPKEDENGIHSWHLYRIEVDPKMAKIGRDTLVEELKERNIGTSLHFIPIFEHPYYKKTFGFQRKEYPNACQMYDKSVSLPLFAGMTKTDEKDVIDAVKELLS; from the coding sequence ATGCTCACATCTCGCAAAACCTTCCTACCGTTTGCACTTCCTTCCATTTCAGAAGATGCAATTGAAGAAGTGGCTCAGGTACTCCGATCAGGATGGGTTACATCCGGACCAAAAGTGAAACAATTCGAGATGGAGTTTGGTGATTTTGTCGGTAGCAAAGAAACTATCGCCGTAAATTCTGCAACGGCAGGACTTCATCTAGCACTCGAGGCAATTGGTCTCTCATCAAACGATGCTGCCATCACAAGTTCTGTAACCTTTACTGCCACTGCTGAAGTCATCTGTTACTTTGGAGCCGAACCCATTCTTACTGATATCGATCCCATTCATAACATAATGTCTCCTGAAACCTTAGAAACGACAATCAGTTCTAAGTGCAAATGGAATGGGAAAGAACTAACGAGTAAAAAAACCGGGAAACGAATCAAAGCAATCTTACCTGTACACTTAGCTGGTTATACATGTGATATGGAAGCCATTCTAGACATAGCTAAAAAATACAATCTCTATGTGATTGAAGATGCTGCACATGCCTTCCCAGCGGTTCATAAAAACAAAATGATTGGAACCTGGGGTGATTTTACTGTTTTTAGTTTTTATGCTACTAAGGGAATTACCACTGGCGAAGGTGGAATGATCACCACACATCATAAAGAGTTTGCCGACCGAATTCGCAGGATGCGTTTGCATGGAATCAACCGTGATGCATTTAATCGACCTGGTTGGTACTATGAAGTCGTTGATGCTGGATATAAATATAATATGACTGATATTGCAGCAGCACTTGGTGTCGTACAACTTAAGGAATCACATGGATTCTGGGAACGAAGGACTGAAATTGCAAAACACTATAATGTTGAATTTTCTGGATTAAAGGGAGTCAAACTTCCTAAAGAAGATGAAAATGGAATTCATAGTTGGCATCTGTACCGGATCGAAGTTGATCCGAAAATGGCAAAAATTGGCCGAGATACTTTAGTTGAAGAATTGAAGGAAAGAAATATCGGAACTAGTTTACATTTTATTCCTATCTTTGAACATCCTTATTATAAAAAGACATTTGGATTCCAAAGAAAAGAATATCCTAACGCATGTCAGATGTATGATAAATCAGTTTCATTACCATTATTTGCTGGAATGACAAAAACAGATGAAAAAGACGTAATTGATGCTGTAAAAGAATTATTATCCTAG
- a CDS encoding site-2 protease family protein yields MESNKTTHILLFFLTFLTLTYSDIFLNPEIPQTLENYKLYFFENWPYSVSLLFILLAHEMGHYLPARYYGVRASLPYFIPLPFGPIGTMGAVIKINDQIPNKKVLFDIGVGGPAVSLVLSLVAWTIGISLSKVVEIPSNIDRSGFLFFGDSAFTYFSTQWILGPIDFTTMDIQAHPLAKAGWVGLLVTAINLLPFGQLDGGHVIYSMFGESYRKWIHILFGLFLIFALVHFTWLVWGFLIYYVLKVEHPFIKDAMYGIGKTRFLFGILILVSFLIIFVPKPIIIGSEYDNPTLLDDLFRLIVKTVGISD; encoded by the coding sequence TTGGAATCCAATAAAACAACTCACATTCTATTATTTTTTCTTACATTTCTCACTTTAACTTATTCTGATATTTTTTTGAATCCTGAGATTCCACAAACATTAGAGAATTATAAACTCTATTTTTTTGAGAATTGGCCCTATTCAGTGTCTTTATTGTTCATACTATTAGCTCATGAAATGGGCCATTATTTACCAGCAAGGTACTATGGCGTTAGAGCTAGTTTACCTTATTTTATCCCGTTACCATTTGGTCCGATTGGAACAATGGGTGCCGTGATCAAAATCAATGACCAAATCCCAAATAAAAAAGTTTTGTTTGATATTGGAGTGGGAGGGCCAGCGGTGAGTTTGGTTCTTTCTCTAGTTGCTTGGACCATTGGTATTTCTTTATCAAAGGTTGTAGAGATACCTTCCAATATTGACAGGTCAGGCTTTTTGTTCTTTGGTGACAGTGCATTTACATATTTTTCAACACAATGGATCCTTGGACCAATTGATTTTACAACTATGGATATCCAAGCTCATCCTTTGGCAAAAGCTGGATGGGTAGGACTCCTAGTTACTGCGATTAATTTGCTTCCCTTTGGACAGTTGGATGGTGGACATGTCATTTATTCAATGTTTGGTGAATCATATCGAAAGTGGATTCATATACTATTTGGATTATTTTTGATATTTGCTTTGGTTCATTTCACCTGGTTAGTTTGGGGATTTTTGATCTATTATGTGTTAAAGGTTGAACATCCATTCATCAAAGATGCAATGTATGGAATTGGTAAAACTCGATTCCTGTTTGGTATTTTGATACTAGTATCTTTCCTAATTATTTTCGTCCCAAAACCAATCATAATCGGTTCTGAATATGATAATCCTACTTTACTCGATGATCTATTTCGTCTGATAGTTAAGACAGTAGGTATAAGCGATTGA
- the cysE gene encoding serine O-acetyltransferase — protein MFENIRIIKKFDPAAKSYLEIVLCYPGLHALWLHKLAHLLYRLRLPIIPRLFNYFSRFLTGIDIHPGAKIAPGVFIDHGAGVVIGETAIIGSGSLIFQGVTLGGTGKETGKRHPTIGKNVVIGAGAKILGNITVEDHVRVGAGSVVMRNVPAGCTVVGIPGKVVKAGDGTSDSMEQMLEHNQMPDPIAKVFSVLLEKVETQQQLINKLYEKQQLLEKSNSNPPEDDLFLQEFIHGDGI, from the coding sequence ATGTTTGAAAATATAAGAATCATAAAAAAATTTGACCCTGCGGCAAAATCGTATCTGGAAATTGTTCTTTGTTACCCGGGTTTGCATGCACTTTGGTTACATAAACTAGCGCATCTTCTATATCGTCTGAGACTTCCTATCATTCCTAGACTCTTCAATTATTTTAGTCGTTTTCTCACTGGAATTGACATCCATCCAGGCGCAAAAATTGCACCCGGAGTTTTCATTGACCATGGAGCAGGTGTTGTCATTGGAGAAACAGCCATCATCGGATCTGGATCCTTGATTTTCCAAGGAGTGACTTTGGGAGGGACTGGTAAGGAAACAGGCAAACGGCATCCAACGATTGGGAAAAATGTAGTGATTGGGGCTGGTGCAAAAATTCTCGGAAACATCACCGTAGAAGACCATGTTCGTGTTGGTGCTGGTTCTGTTGTGATGCGTAATGTTCCTGCTGGATGTACTGTAGTTGGTATCCCAGGTAAAGTTGTAAAAGCTGGAGATGGCACTTCGGACAGTATGGAACAAATGTTAGAACACAATCAAATGCCTGATCCTATTGCAAAAGTTTTTTCTGTACTACTGGAGAAAGTGGAAACCCAACAACAATTGATAAACAAACTTTACGAGAAACAACAATTGTTAGAGAAATCCAACTCTAATCCCCCTGAAGATGATTTGTTTTTGCAAGAATTCATTCATGGAGATGGAATCTAG
- a CDS encoding SHOCT domain-containing protein: MIDSTASIAFFEVEEEDWRQLFPTQLSQLKLSSAHLRDLPKILSSIQYKRGVLAYEDWDHLVPESYLSEIERFVQKINEQDQNKVYLCIFKIDDLLSPNVKILKTSFYIMGTENGIVILLQEINTNITFPTQYAFEDWVIFQPRPIKPIYKPELWLKNKESVSLYRDQTQLKNQIYGNVIVYKNSEIMPNPPIYRYPKEDDVTPILKENWKSVPDKLKTLEEMRKNKLITDEEYQKKKSELLKEF; the protein is encoded by the coding sequence TTGATTGATTCCACAGCATCCATTGCCTTTTTTGAAGTTGAGGAAGAGGACTGGAGGCAACTATTTCCAACACAATTGAGCCAATTAAAACTAAGCAGTGCCCATTTAAGAGACCTACCTAAAATTTTGTCATCGATCCAATACAAAAGAGGGGTATTGGCTTACGAAGACTGGGACCACTTAGTTCCTGAATCTTATTTATCAGAAATTGAACGATTTGTACAAAAAATAAATGAGCAAGACCAAAATAAAGTCTACTTATGTATTTTCAAAATTGATGATCTATTGTCTCCCAATGTAAAAATTTTAAAAACCAGTTTTTACATTATGGGTACAGAAAATGGAATTGTGATTTTATTACAAGAGATCAATACCAATATCACCTTCCCAACTCAATATGCTTTTGAAGATTGGGTGATTTTCCAACCAAGACCAATCAAACCAATTTATAAACCTGAATTATGGCTCAAAAATAAAGAATCCGTAAGTTTATACCGGGACCAAACTCAACTGAAAAATCAAATTTATGGAAATGTGATCGTTTATAAAAATTCGGAAATTATGCCAAATCCGCCTATTTATCGTTATCCTAAAGAAGATGATGTAACTCCAATTCTTAAAGAAAATTGGAAATCCGTTCCGGATAAATTGAAAACTTTAGAAGAGATGAGGAAAAATAAATTGATAACGGATGAAGAATACCAAAAGAAAAAATCAGAATTGTTAAAAGAATTCTAG
- a CDS encoding peroxiredoxin family protein, whose product MFNNSKNKTKVNFELAVNRFMNEILKVQKKLILLFLLLFFLPIKADSIPQFQMKDQYGQSYSDSSVKGKPVVLMGCFLRDVEVCRKQGRKLYWKMQNLLWKDSNKVNFLLYLDLKESNKIVEDYIEESKHKQYENILLDRKGQLTNGLSKGEVYIRIYNKSGKLISFSYQSQIEETLIQEVYEILKKEI is encoded by the coding sequence ATGTTTAATAATAGTAAAAACAAAACAAAAGTTAATTTTGAACTTGCCGTTAATAGATTTATGAACGAAATTTTGAAAGTGCAAAAAAAATTGATCCTTCTATTTTTGCTCTTGTTCTTTCTTCCAATCAAAGCAGATTCCATTCCACAATTTCAAATGAAGGATCAATATGGGCAATCGTATTCTGATTCTTCAGTCAAAGGAAAACCCGTTGTTTTGATGGGATGTTTTTTACGTGATGTGGAAGTATGCAGAAAACAGGGCCGCAAACTCTACTGGAAAATGCAAAATTTATTATGGAAAGACAGTAACAAAGTCAATTTTTTGCTTTATTTGGACCTAAAGGAGTCAAACAAAATTGTTGAAGACTACATTGAAGAGTCTAAACACAAACAATATGAAAATATTTTGTTAGATAGGAAAGGACAACTTACAAATGGTTTGTCAAAGGGAGAGGTATACATTCGAATCTATAACAAATCAGGAAAACTCATCTCTTTCTCATACCAATCCCAAATTGAGGAAACACTGATTCAGGAAGTTTATGAAATTCTTAAAAAAGAAATTTAG
- a CDS encoding LIC10025 family lipoprotein — protein sequence MKFLKKKFSIQTFFTFVFICISSQNCLHKNLDQYQFWTGYDHLQKSIKSTAKNEILFAALAGSLSDDNESQLLKNSDGFPMVTLTGKKDQNQNWNLRWYEFDSKNYDYYANVTFTPKSWAEKEIYAVDRKIIHKLNGYQPRDFFKWLNEFALLVSDHNAYQELKSNSKNLQFLCNVMYCHTTETAEWQTLEFTLNETTKSKFPGFYQRTGSRLEKTKFSIMIWDKGNPSHRLKITNQGKTLIFHFPVNPPKDYFLSPQEIHFSGDIEIRSFGITLKIDNLEYRLKTIFEKNADTLHGNFLKIGKKEINGNFFYVIPQGFVNFFIPGNMDEYFDEFFTLLIQGTQGKGGSQLHAKFEKTKQGQINTITTYNEIKRKKFSLFGNDDSQKASNDFDFFTSWEEAMLGDLK from the coding sequence ATGAAATTCTTAAAAAAGAAATTTAGTATCCAAACATTTTTCACATTTGTTTTCATTTGTATAAGTTCTCAAAATTGCCTTCATAAAAACCTCGACCAATACCAATTTTGGACTGGTTATGATCATTTACAAAAATCGATAAAATCCACTGCTAAAAATGAAATTCTTTTTGCAGCATTGGCGGGATCTTTATCAGACGATAATGAATCCCAACTATTAAAGAATTCCGATGGATTTCCTATGGTTACTCTTACGGGAAAAAAAGACCAAAATCAAAATTGGAATCTTAGATGGTATGAATTTGATTCTAAAAATTATGATTATTATGCCAATGTAACGTTCACACCAAAATCTTGGGCTGAAAAGGAAATATATGCTGTTGATCGAAAAATCATTCATAAACTGAATGGATACCAACCAAGAGACTTTTTCAAATGGCTGAATGAATTTGCTTTATTAGTGAGTGATCATAATGCATATCAGGAATTAAAATCAAATTCCAAAAATCTACAATTCCTCTGTAATGTTATGTATTGTCATACCACGGAGACTGCCGAGTGGCAAACTTTAGAATTTACATTGAATGAAACCACAAAATCTAAATTTCCAGGATTTTACCAACGAACAGGCAGCAGGTTAGAAAAAACAAAATTTAGTATCATGATTTGGGATAAAGGAAATCCATCCCATCGACTCAAAATAACAAACCAAGGAAAAACTTTAATTTTCCATTTTCCAGTGAACCCACCTAAAGATTATTTTCTTTCACCTCAAGAAATTCACTTTTCAGGTGATATTGAAATTCGTTCCTTTGGGATCACATTAAAAATTGATAATTTAGAATACAGACTCAAAACTATTTTTGAAAAGAATGCAGATACTCTACATGGAAATTTTTTAAAAATTGGAAAAAAAGAAATTAATGGTAACTTTTTTTACGTAATCCCACAAGGATTCGTTAATTTTTTTATCCCTGGAAACATGGATGAATACTTTGATGAATTCTTTACCTTACTCATACAAGGTACTCAAGGCAAAGGTGGATCACAACTACATGCCAAGTTTGAAAAAACGAAACAAGGTCAAATAAACACGATTACCACTTACAATGAAATTAAACGTAAGAAGTTTTCTTTGTTTGGAAATGATGATTCACAAAAAGCAAGTAATGACTTTGATTTTTTTACATCATGGGAAGAAGCAATGTTAGGTGATCTAAAATAA
- a CDS encoding anthranilate synthase component II, with amino-acid sequence MKVLILDNYDSFTYNLYQIIGEILEERDTPFRLDVIRNDEKSFSEIKQANYDKIIISPGPGHPADPAYFGVSAELLKELGKTTPILGICLGMQGMATVFGGEVVRANVAMHGKLSPIEHNGKGVFSGLTQNIEIMRYHSLVAKESSLPNDLEVTARVSSGEGKGEIMGLRHKTFKIEGVQFHPESFGSEEGKELLRNFINGK; translated from the coding sequence ATGAAAGTTCTTATCTTAGACAATTACGATTCCTTTACTTATAATTTATACCAAATCATTGGCGAAATTTTAGAAGAAAGAGATACTCCATTTCGATTGGATGTGATTCGCAATGATGAAAAATCATTTTCTGAAATCAAACAAGCAAACTATGATAAGATTATCATATCTCCTGGTCCAGGCCATCCAGCAGACCCAGCCTATTTTGGAGTGAGTGCTGAACTCTTAAAAGAGTTAGGAAAAACAACTCCTATCCTAGGAATTTGTTTGGGTATGCAGGGCATGGCAACAGTGTTTGGTGGCGAAGTGGTACGTGCAAATGTTGCAATGCATGGAAAATTATCACCGATTGAACATAATGGTAAAGGTGTATTTTCTGGCCTTACCCAAAATATTGAGATTATGCGTTATCACTCGCTAGTGGCAAAAGAATCTTCTTTACCAAATGATTTGGAAGTGACTGCTCGCGTTTCTTCAGGCGAAGGTAAGGGTGAGATTATGGGATTACGCCACAAAACTTTTAAAATAGAAGGAGTTCAATTCCATCCCGAATCTTTTGGGTCTGAAGAAGGAAAAGAATTACTCCGTAATTTTATAAATGGTAAATGA